The Chryseobacterium geocarposphaerae genome window below encodes:
- a CDS encoding MerR family transcriptional regulator, translated as MKINLPDKLYYSIGEVAKAFDVNTSLIRYWEQEFPIIKPKKNKKGNRYFTPEDISNLQMIYHLVKEKGYTLDGARVALTTNSKISETVTLIDRLEFVKAELLKLKDSLAEKDSEGV; from the coding sequence ATGAAGATAAATTTACCCGATAAGCTGTATTATTCAATAGGAGAAGTTGCAAAAGCATTTGATGTAAACACTTCATTAATACGTTATTGGGAGCAGGAATTTCCAATTATAAAACCCAAAAAGAACAAAAAGGGAAACCGATATTTCACTCCGGAAGATATCAGCAACTTACAGATGATTTATCATTTGGTAAAAGAAAAAGGCTATACATTAGACGGAGCCCGTGTTGCGCTTACAACCAACAGCAAAATTTCTGAAACTGTTACCTTAATAGACCGCTTAGAATTCGTAAAAGCAGAACTTTTAAAACTTAAAGATTCATTAGCAGAAAAGGATTCTGAAGGTGTTTGA
- the truB gene encoding tRNA pseudouridine(55) synthase TruB — protein sequence MTAEDLQSGHIFLLDKPLDWTSFQAVNKMKYKLKREFNLPKKFKIGHAGTLDPRATGLLIVCCGKFTKKIPEIQDARKEYWTEIKIGVQTESYDTEKPEILHQDFSHITEEQIKTVLEKFIGEIEQKPPVFSAIKIDGQRAYNLARAGEEVEMKSRKTTILYIKDIKIDLPLVSFTVGCSKGTYIRSLAHDIGQELRVGAYLTQLRRTKIGDYTIENATSDFLDNDFRFDNL from the coding sequence ATGACCGCAGAAGACTTACAATCAGGACACATATTTTTATTGGACAAACCTTTGGATTGGACCTCTTTTCAGGCGGTCAATAAAATGAAATATAAGCTCAAAAGAGAGTTTAATCTTCCCAAAAAATTCAAAATTGGGCATGCCGGAACTTTAGATCCGAGAGCAACCGGGCTTTTAATTGTTTGCTGTGGAAAATTCACAAAAAAGATTCCTGAAATTCAGGATGCTCGAAAGGAATACTGGACCGAGATAAAAATCGGAGTACAGACAGAATCTTATGATACTGAAAAACCTGAAATTCTGCATCAGGATTTTTCGCATATTACAGAAGAGCAGATTAAAACCGTTTTAGAAAAATTTATAGGTGAAATTGAACAGAAACCTCCCGTATTTTCAGCGATAAAAATTGACGGACAGAGAGCTTATAACTTGGCGAGAGCAGGAGAAGAAGTTGAAATGAAATCAAGAAAAACAACAATCCTTTATATTAAAGATATTAAAATCGATCTGCCTTTAGTAAGCTTTACGGTAGGCTGCTCAAAGGGAACCTATATCAGAAGTCTTGCTCACGATATTGGACAGGAATTGAGAGTGGGAGCTTATTTAACACAATTAAGAAGAACAAAAATCGGAGACTATACAATAGAGAATGCAACATCCGACTTTTTAGATAACGACTTTAGATTTGATAATTTATGA
- a CDS encoding helix-hairpin-helix domain-containing protein: MMKKSYYTQIAGLGIVLLILLAFKNYSKAESENFPEIKFISENSPVLSLTDFDPNDLNEEQWQHLGFSSKQIATILNYKKMIGGRFISKEQFKKCFAVSAEKYSELETYILLPENNKEAKSNNFKSFEKRTVTISGRFNPDHYSANDWIQMGFSEKQADAILKYKKYLGGSFVSKEKFKECFIISEENFQKMSPYLILPEKTPANFTHYSKNNKYEKTNIQYHLFDPNTLDLEGWKSFGFSDKQSQTIINYRDRNLKGSFKSLEDLQKCFVISAEKFEEMKPFIRLSSAPNNENKIKQQEKTDFSKVDLNAITFKQLIEFGFDEKAAGSMIGFRKKLGGFVNKEQILTTYNIDPELTQKLLATAQLNTSNVQKYTLTEAPEEWLRNHPYFKYSADKIIYYRISNPDDRKIWKYLKLKPEYETRMRLYTK, translated from the coding sequence ATGATGAAAAAAAGCTATTATACACAAATAGCAGGATTAGGTATTGTCCTGCTTATTCTTCTTGCATTTAAGAATTATTCTAAAGCGGAAAGTGAAAATTTTCCGGAGATTAAATTCATTTCAGAAAACAGCCCTGTTTTAAGTTTAACAGATTTTGATCCTAATGATCTGAATGAAGAACAATGGCAGCATTTAGGCTTTTCTTCAAAACAGATAGCCACAATTCTGAATTATAAAAAGATGATAGGTGGGAGATTTATTTCTAAGGAACAGTTCAAGAAGTGTTTTGCCGTTTCCGCAGAAAAATATTCAGAACTGGAAACTTATATTTTATTACCTGAAAATAATAAAGAAGCAAAATCAAATAATTTCAAAAGTTTTGAAAAAAGGACTGTCACAATCTCAGGAAGATTCAATCCAGATCATTATTCAGCCAATGACTGGATACAAATGGGATTCAGCGAAAAACAGGCAGATGCTATTTTGAAATATAAAAAATATTTGGGAGGCAGTTTTGTAAGCAAGGAAAAGTTTAAAGAATGTTTTATCATCAGTGAGGAAAATTTCCAAAAAATGAGTCCTTATTTAATCCTTCCGGAAAAGACTCCGGCAAACTTCACTCATTATTCTAAAAACAACAAATATGAAAAGACCAACATTCAATATCATCTTTTTGATCCGAATACACTAGATCTTGAAGGATGGAAATCTTTTGGTTTTTCTGATAAGCAGTCGCAAACCATTATTAATTATCGTGACCGGAATCTAAAAGGAAGTTTTAAAAGTTTAGAAGACCTACAGAAGTGTTTTGTGATTTCTGCAGAAAAGTTTGAAGAAATGAAACCTTTTATCAGATTAAGTTCAGCTCCAAATAATGAGAACAAAATAAAGCAGCAGGAAAAAACCGATTTTTCAAAAGTGGATTTAAATGCTATCACTTTCAAACAGCTTATCGAATTCGGTTTTGATGAAAAAGCAGCCGGTTCTATGATTGGTTTCAGGAAAAAACTGGGTGGATTTGTCAATAAAGAGCAAATTCTGACTACTTACAATATTGATCCTGAATTAACCCAAAAGCTGCTTGCTACTGCTCAACTGAACACTTCAAATGTTCAGAAATATACCTTAACAGAAGCTCCTGAAGAATGGCTGAGAAATCATCCCTATTTCAAATATTCTGCAGATAAAATCATTTATTACAGAATCAGCAATCCCGATGACAGAAAAATCTGGAAATATTTAAAGCTAAAACCTGAGTATGAAACAAGAATGAGACTGTATACCAAATAA
- a CDS encoding undecaprenyl-diphosphate phosphatase, with protein MDLIKAIIIAIIEGLTEYLPISSTAHMGFTANLMGLPEDEFLKMFQVSIQFGAILSVVVAYWKKFFDLKNLTFYYKLAFAVVPALVLGYLFDDKIEAVLGNQIAISSVLVLGGIVLLFADQWFKNPKIDDEKGITVRNAITIGFWQCLAMMPGTSRSAASIIGGMAQGLTRKAAAEFSFFLAVPTMLAVTVYSVFVKTWGKETATPQKGYEMIMASQDHITIFIVGNVVAFIVALIAIKAFIGVLNKYGFKPWGWYRIFVGVALLIYFYFFK; from the coding sequence ATGGATTTAATCAAAGCAATTATTATTGCAATTATAGAAGGATTAACAGAATATCTTCCTATTTCTTCAACGGCTCATATGGGGTTTACCGCCAATTTAATGGGATTACCTGAAGATGAGTTTTTAAAAATGTTTCAGGTATCGATTCAGTTTGGAGCTATTTTATCGGTGGTGGTTGCATATTGGAAAAAATTCTTTGATTTAAAAAATCTTACGTTTTATTATAAGCTGGCTTTTGCTGTAGTTCCTGCTTTGGTTCTAGGATATTTATTCGATGATAAAATTGAAGCGGTTTTGGGAAATCAAATCGCCATTTCATCTGTTTTGGTATTAGGTGGAATAGTGTTGCTTTTTGCTGATCAATGGTTTAAAAATCCTAAAATTGATGATGAAAAAGGAATTACGGTAAGAAATGCAATTACCATTGGTTTTTGGCAGTGTTTAGCCATGATGCCGGGAACGAGTAGAAGTGCGGCATCCATTATCGGAGGAATGGCGCAGGGATTAACAAGAAAAGCTGCTGCTGAATTTTCATTCTTTTTAGCAGTTCCTACCATGTTGGCCGTTACAGTGTATTCGGTTTTTGTAAAAACCTGGGGAAAAGAAACGGCAACTCCGCAAAAAGGATATGAAATGATTATGGCTTCACAGGATCATATCACCATTTTTATTGTAGGAAACGTAGTTGCGTTTATTGTGGCTTTAATTGCTATCAAAGCTTTTATTGGAGTTTTAAATAAATACGGCTTTAAACCTTGGGGTTGGTATCGTATTTTCGTTGGAGTAGCTTTGTTGATTTATTTTTATTTCTTTAAATAA
- a CDS encoding DUF3098 domain-containing protein — MSNKTNKFSAADFGKETEASKENTFYFGKENFKWMLIGLACIVVGFLLMMGPDANTVDGKFDPNSWNDDIFSIRRIRIAPLFVIIGFAIEVYAILKKK, encoded by the coding sequence ATGAGCAATAAAACAAATAAATTTTCCGCAGCGGACTTCGGAAAAGAAACGGAAGCTTCCAAAGAAAATACGTTTTACTTCGGAAAAGAAAACTTTAAATGGATGTTGATCGGTTTAGCATGTATTGTGGTTGGATTCCTTTTGATGATGGGGCCGGATGCAAATACTGTGGATGGAAAATTCGATCCGAATTCCTGGAATGACGATATCTTTTCTATCCGCAGAATCAGAATTGCCCCTCTGTTTGTAATTATTGGTTTTGCCATAGAGGTATACGCGATTTTGAAAAAAAAATAA
- the rluF gene encoding 23S rRNA pseudouridine(2604) synthase RluF — protein MEKTRINKYLSEVGYCSRRAADKLLEEGRITINGKIPELGTKVSDEDLVEVDGKPICEPQEKPVYIAFNKPVGIVCTTDTKREKNNIVDYINHPKRIFPIGRLDKPSEGLILLTSDGDIVNKILRARNNHEKEYLVRVDKPITPKFLEKMRNGVPILDTVTKKCEVEKIDDMNFRIVLTQGLNRQIRRMCEFLGYEVKKLKRIRIMNIKLDLPIGKWRDLTHEELAALNMHLEDSSKTAD, from the coding sequence ATGGAAAAAACGCGTATCAATAAATATTTATCAGAAGTCGGATACTGTTCCAGAAGAGCAGCAGATAAGCTTTTGGAAGAAGGAAGAATTACAATAAATGGTAAAATTCCTGAATTGGGAACAAAAGTTTCTGATGAAGATCTTGTAGAAGTTGATGGAAAACCTATCTGTGAGCCACAAGAAAAACCGGTTTATATTGCTTTCAATAAGCCTGTTGGAATTGTCTGTACTACAGATACGAAACGCGAAAAAAACAATATTGTTGATTACATCAATCATCCGAAGAGAATTTTCCCGATCGGAAGGCTGGATAAACCTAGTGAAGGTCTTATTCTGCTGACAAGTGACGGCGATATTGTGAATAAAATCCTTAGAGCGAGGAACAATCATGAAAAAGAATATTTGGTAAGGGTTGATAAACCAATCACGCCAAAATTCCTGGAGAAAATGCGAAATGGAGTTCCTATTTTAGATACTGTAACTAAAAAATGTGAGGTTGAAAAAATAGATGATATGAACTTCAGAATTGTCCTTACACAAGGTCTGAACCGTCAAATCCGTAGAATGTGCGAATTTTTAGGCTATGAAGTGAAAAAGCTTAAAAGAATCCGTATCATGAATATAAAATTAGATCTTCCGATCGGTAAATGGAGAGATCTGACACATGAAGAGCTTGCTGCGCTGAATATGCATCTGGAAGATTCAAGTAAAACTGCTGACTAG
- the ccoG gene encoding cytochrome c oxidase accessory protein CcoG: MNIQSDNFQPIETDYEDFRNSVGTMDQSGKRKWVFPRKPKGKYTNYRNYLSYLLLALFFGLPFIKVNNNPIFLFNVIDRRFFIFGQPFYLQDFFILALGAVTSVIFVMLFTVVFGRIFCGWLCPQTIFMESVFRKIEYWIEGDRNKQMKLDRQEWDAEKIRKRLTKWTLFALISVIITNVMFMYIVGYEEVFKIITEGPVDHSLKFLGMIGFAIAFYFTFAWLREQVCTLVCPYGRLQGVLIDKQTINVYYDFKRGENRSKWRNNEDRKAVGKGDCIDCHQCVVVCPTGIDIRNGQQLECVNCTACIDACDEIMEKVGLPKGLIRYATEAEIENQEKFKFTSRMKATAAFLCLLIGFLGFLMYDRGTMEAKFIKPAGSTFFVKNGKITNSFIYTLLNKTNEKKVLTLKVVAPQNGEIDFFGPNTIILKGDQILKGNINITFPEKEIQFSKQNMTIGVFDEKGEMVDSFETIFEGPFKLLL, from the coding sequence AATCCGGAAAGAGAAAGTGGGTATTTCCAAGAAAACCAAAAGGAAAATATACGAATTATAGAAACTATTTAAGCTACCTTTTACTCGCTTTATTTTTTGGTTTGCCATTTATTAAAGTCAATAACAATCCTATTTTCTTATTCAATGTAATAGACAGGAGATTCTTTATTTTCGGACAGCCTTTTTATCTTCAGGATTTTTTCATTCTCGCTTTAGGTGCTGTAACTTCTGTCATCTTCGTAATGTTATTCACTGTTGTTTTTGGAAGAATCTTTTGCGGCTGGCTTTGTCCACAGACCATTTTTATGGAAAGTGTTTTCAGGAAAATAGAATACTGGATAGAAGGAGACCGAAACAAACAGATGAAGCTCGACCGACAGGAATGGGACGCTGAAAAAATCAGGAAAAGACTTACAAAATGGACTCTTTTTGCTTTAATATCGGTAATTATTACCAATGTCATGTTTATGTATATTGTAGGTTATGAAGAAGTTTTTAAAATAATCACGGAAGGTCCTGTAGATCATTCTTTGAAATTCTTAGGAATGATCGGATTTGCTATAGCTTTCTACTTTACTTTTGCATGGCTCCGCGAACAGGTTTGCACGCTCGTTTGTCCGTATGGAAGACTTCAGGGCGTTTTAATTGACAAACAAACTATCAATGTGTATTATGATTTTAAAAGAGGAGAAAACCGTTCAAAATGGAGAAATAATGAAGATCGGAAAGCCGTAGGAAAAGGAGATTGTATTGATTGTCATCAATGTGTGGTGGTTTGCCCTACAGGAATTGATATCAGAAACGGGCAACAGCTAGAATGCGTGAACTGTACCGCCTGTATTGATGCTTGTGATGAGATTATGGAGAAAGTTGGACTTCCAAAAGGTTTGATCCGCTATGCCACGGAAGCAGAAATTGAAAACCAGGAGAAATTCAAATTCACATCAAGAATGAAAGCTACCGCAGCATTTCTCTGCCTACTGATCGGATTTTTAGGTTTTCTAATGTATGACAGAGGTACAATGGAAGCAAAATTCATTAAACCGGCAGGATCTACATTCTTTGTAAAAAACGGAAAGATTACGAATTCTTTTATTTATACCTTATTAAATAAGACCAATGAGAAAAAGGTATTGACTCTTAAGGTAGTTGCTCCTCAAAACGGTGAAATTGATTTCTTTGGACCTAATACAATTATTTTAAAAGGAGATCAGATTTTAAAAGGAAACATCAATATTACTTTCCCTGAAAAAGAAATTCAATTCTCAAAGCAAAATATGACCATCGGAGTTTTTGATGAAAAAGGTGAAATGGTAGATTCTTTTGAAACGATATTCGAAGGACCTTTCAAGCTTTTACTATAA
- a CDS encoding AraC family transcriptional regulator → MDSISVLHIDLFQSGKRTSDFYFSTLQNHLIVGHRHLEKAHRHDFYATILFTKGTGIHEIDFQRYDVSAGSLFFMSPGQIHSWELSEDIEGYLFFCLQDFYEMHYVNQKLRNFPFFGSVNFPRKLQLNEAELKENLNLFLELEREYHIWDMMKNGYILSLMSQVFIKSTRQFSRDFDDLASSVSISYVKHYQDFENYVEQYFSKEKSITFYASLMNISPKHLNRIAQTVVQKTATDVITERTILEAKRMLMYLDESLVEVAFRLGYEEYSYFVRVFRKTSGMTPTQFIKKYKV, encoded by the coding sequence TTGGATTCTATTTCAGTGCTTCATATTGATCTGTTTCAGTCAGGGAAAAGAACCTCTGATTTTTATTTCAGTACACTACAAAATCATCTCATTGTAGGCCATCGTCATCTTGAGAAAGCACACCGTCATGATTTTTATGCTACCATTTTATTTACAAAAGGAACCGGAATTCATGAAATTGATTTTCAAAGATATGATGTTTCTGCAGGGAGCCTGTTTTTTATGTCTCCGGGACAAATCCACAGCTGGGAACTTTCAGAGGATATTGAAGGCTATCTTTTCTTCTGTTTGCAGGATTTTTATGAAATGCATTATGTGAATCAGAAGTTGAGAAACTTTCCTTTTTTCGGATCAGTCAATTTCCCGCGAAAATTACAGCTTAATGAAGCCGAATTAAAAGAAAATCTTAATTTGTTTCTTGAGTTGGAAAGAGAATATCACATCTGGGATATGATGAAAAACGGATATATACTGTCGTTGATGTCGCAGGTTTTTATAAAATCTACGAGGCAGTTTTCCAGAGATTTTGATGATCTCGCTTCTTCGGTAAGTATTTCCTATGTTAAACATTACCAGGATTTTGAAAATTACGTAGAGCAATATTTCAGCAAAGAAAAATCGATTACTTTTTATGCCTCATTAATGAATATTTCTCCAAAACATTTAAACCGTATTGCTCAGACGGTAGTGCAAAAAACAGCAACAGATGTGATCACCGAAAGAACAATTCTTGAAGCTAAAAGAATGCTGATGTATCTGGATGAAAGTCTGGTGGAAGTTGCTTTCAGACTGGGGTATGAAGAGTATTCTTATTTTGTGAGAGTATTCCGAAAAACTTCCGGAATGACTCCCACGCAGTTTATTAAAAAATACAAGGTTTAG